In the Thiomicrorhabdus sp. genome, one interval contains:
- a CDS encoding AtpZ/AtpI family protein yields MSESDKKSPKNEKKEASPALNFLLLSAGSMFTSMLIAGFLVGYMLDQIFDTTPIMLMACAVLGFIGGIQKVHRLTSKLDQVEPTERKDD; encoded by the coding sequence ATGAGTGAATCGGATAAAAAATCCCCGAAAAATGAGAAAAAAGAAGCGTCTCCGGCATTAAATTTTCTGCTGTTGAGCGCAGGATCGATGTTCACATCGATGCTGATTGCGGGATTTCTGGTCGGTTACATGCTGGATCAGATTTTTGATACTACCCCGATCATGTTAATGGCCTGTGCCGTCCTGGGATTCATCGGCGGCATTCAGAAAGTACATAGATTAACGAGTAAGCTGGATCAGGTCGAACCGACCGAGCGCAAAGATGATTAA
- a CDS encoding ParB/RepB/Spo0J family partition protein: MAKKRSGMGSRGLSAMLGAKQKSDKSSADLRIEKIGIEALKPGQYQPRYQFDEAALQELAASIRVQGVVQPIIVRPLSDEEYEIIAGERRWRAAKMAGLSSVPVVVRQADSQATLAMALIENIQREDLNPIETAVGLKRLMQEFELTQQEVADAVGRSRAAVSNLLRLLKLPENIQKALHDGLLSMGHARAIISLPEEKQAELAEKAISKGWSVREMEEAVQQILVPGKVVREHKRKQIPHIEEVIQQQNRLCERLEAKVKIHHKETGGGKIEIAYKDLADLERLMQAVR, from the coding sequence GTGGCTAAAAAAAGATCAGGTATGGGAAGTCGCGGTTTAAGCGCCATGTTAGGCGCCAAGCAGAAATCCGATAAGAGCAGTGCAGATCTGCGCATCGAGAAAATTGGTATTGAAGCTCTGAAGCCGGGTCAATACCAGCCTCGATACCAGTTTGATGAAGCGGCATTGCAGGAACTGGCGGCTTCGATTCGTGTGCAGGGAGTGGTTCAGCCGATTATCGTGCGCCCTCTGTCAGACGAAGAATATGAAATTATTGCCGGTGAACGCCGTTGGCGTGCGGCGAAAATGGCGGGATTAAGTAGTGTTCCGGTCGTTGTCCGGCAAGCGGACAGCCAGGCCACTCTGGCAATGGCGTTGATTGAAAATATCCAACGTGAAGATCTTAATCCGATTGAAACCGCCGTTGGACTCAAACGTTTAATGCAAGAGTTTGAATTGACTCAGCAGGAAGTCGCCGATGCCGTCGGGCGTTCTCGCGCCGCGGTATCGAATCTGTTGCGTCTGCTCAAACTACCCGAAAACATCCAGAAAGCGTTGCATGATGGCTTATTGTCTATGGGGCATGCAAGGGCGATTATCAGTCTACCGGAAGAGAAGCAGGCGGAATTGGCCGAGAAAGCGATCAGCAAAGGCTGGTCGGTCCGGGAAATGGAAGAAGCCGTCCAGCAAATTCTGGTGCCCGGCAAGGTTGTACGAGAACACAAGCGCAAGCAGATTCCGCATATCGAAGAAGTTATACAGCAACAGAATCGTCTGTGCGAACGCCTGGAGGCGAAAGTGAAAATTCATCATAAAGAGACCGGGGGCGGTAAGATCGAGATTGCCTATAAGGACTTGGCGGATCTTGAGCGTCTGATGCAGGCGGTTCGCTGA
- a CDS encoding ATP synthase subunit I, whose translation MIKNLDKGFKVQILIGLVVTAIYATQGQAVAAAYGFFIGIMNVVMLSYTFAKANAKAAENPKSGVLVLYLSAVIRFVLLAVLFVLGLSFLNESQAFPVVLTFVLMQLGQLFNLQGKRRLTD comes from the coding sequence ATGATTAAGAATCTGGACAAGGGATTTAAAGTTCAAATACTCATCGGCCTGGTTGTCACGGCGATCTACGCGACTCAAGGGCAAGCCGTGGCCGCCGCCTACGGCTTTTTTATTGGCATTATGAATGTGGTAATGCTGAGTTATACCTTTGCAAAGGCTAATGCAAAGGCGGCCGAGAACCCCAAAAGCGGCGTACTGGTTTTATATTTGAGTGCAGTGATCAGGTTTGTCCTGTTAGCTGTGTTATTTGTTTTAGGGCTGTCTTTCCTCAATGAGAGTCAAGCATTCCCGGTTGTATTGACCTTTGTGTTGATGCAACTCGGTCAGCTTTTCAATCTGCAGGGGAAACGACGTTTGACTGACTAA
- the atpE gene encoding F0F1 ATP synthase subunit C, giving the protein MEVTATMIADIYAATAIGVGVILAAAGLGSAIGWGLICSKTLEGIARQPEMRPALMTNMFIFAGLMESFPFIILAFAMWFLFANPFVGAMTAALGA; this is encoded by the coding sequence ATGGAAGTAACTGCTACTATGATCGCTGATATCTACGCTGCAACTGCAATTGGTGTAGGTGTTATCTTGGCTGCTGCTGGTTTGGGTTCAGCAATTGGTTGGGGTCTTATCTGTTCTAAAACTTTGGAAGGGATCGCTCGTCAACCTGAAATGCGTCCTGCTTTGATGACTAACATGTTCATCTTCGCTGGTCTTATGGAATCTTTCCCGTTCATCATCCTAGCGTTCGCAATGTGGTTCCTATTCGCTAACCCATTCGTTGGTGCAATGACTGCTGCTCTTGGTGCTTAA
- the atpG gene encoding F0F1 ATP synthase subunit gamma, with protein MAGGSKEIRAKIGSVTNTKKITKAMEMVAASKMRKAQARMEATKPYVEKVKRVISHVAAAHPEYKHPYTQARDKVKRVGLIMISSDRGLCGGLNSNLFRKALPQLKAWKEQGVEVELALVGNKAQTFFRSYGGNVVATVSDLGDTPHIEDLVGTIKVVLDKFDAGEVDEVYLASNVFVNTMAQDPTIQKLVPLEAEEKQDDSRWDYLYEPDAKTALDLLMRRYVEATVFGSVVENAACEQGARMMAMKNATDNAGEMINELKLSYNKARQAAITAEISEIVAGSAAV; from the coding sequence ATGGCAGGCGGTAGTAAAGAAATACGAGCCAAAATTGGTTCCGTAACAAATACCAAAAAAATCACTAAAGCCATGGAAATGGTGGCGGCGTCTAAAATGCGTAAAGCGCAAGCTCGCATGGAAGCGACAAAACCATACGTCGAAAAAGTGAAGAGAGTGATTAGCCACGTTGCCGCAGCTCATCCTGAATATAAGCATCCTTATACTCAGGCGCGTGACAAGGTTAAACGCGTTGGTCTAATCATGATCTCTTCTGATCGAGGTCTTTGTGGTGGTTTAAACTCAAACTTATTCCGTAAGGCATTGCCTCAGCTTAAAGCTTGGAAAGAACAAGGTGTTGAGGTTGAACTTGCCCTGGTCGGTAACAAAGCGCAAACCTTCTTCCGTTCATACGGTGGGAATGTGGTTGCAACGGTTTCCGATTTAGGTGATACGCCTCACATCGAGGATCTGGTTGGAACCATCAAGGTTGTTTTAGACAAGTTTGATGCAGGTGAAGTGGACGAAGTTTATTTGGCTTCGAACGTGTTCGTGAACACGATGGCACAAGATCCGACAATCCAGAAACTGGTTCCTCTGGAAGCCGAAGAGAAGCAAGACGACTCTCGTTGGGATTACCTATACGAGCCAGATGCGAAAACAGCGCTTGACCTGTTGATGCGTCGTTATGTCGAAGCGACAGTTTTCGGATCGGTTGTTGAAAATGCCGCCTGCGAGCAAGGCGCTCGTATGATGGCAATGAAGAACGCAACCGACAATGCTGGCGAAATGATCAATGAATTGAAGCTGTCTTACAACAAGGCGCGTCAAGCTGCGATCACGGCTGAAATTTCAGAAATCGTTGCTGGTTCAGCAGCGGTTTAA
- a CDS encoding F0F1 ATP synthase subunit B, protein MSINATLLIQIIAFVLLIWFVNKVLWGPLSKLMEERQKKIADGLSAAEKGKHELELAEQKAKEVLKEAKAQAQNVLSQAEKRGSEIVEDAKVKATEEADRIKASAHAEIEQEVSRAREELRKEVAALAVSGAEKILSKEVDAAAHNDMLEALVKQI, encoded by the coding sequence GTGAGTATTAACGCAACGCTTCTCATCCAGATTATTGCATTTGTGCTATTGATCTGGTTTGTGAACAAAGTACTGTGGGGGCCACTTTCGAAGTTAATGGAAGAACGTCAGAAGAAAATTGCTGACGGTCTTTCTGCTGCTGAGAAAGGAAAGCATGAGTTAGAGCTGGCTGAACAGAAAGCCAAAGAAGTGCTTAAAGAAGCCAAAGCTCAAGCTCAAAACGTATTGAGTCAAGCTGAAAAACGCGGTTCTGAAATCGTAGAAGATGCGAAAGTAAAAGCCACGGAAGAAGCTGACCGTATCAAAGCTTCCGCCCATGCAGAAATAGAGCAAGAAGTTAGTCGTGCAAGAGAAGAGCTTCGTAAAGAAGTTGCTGCCTTGGCAGTTTCTGGCGCAGAAAAAATTCTAAGTAAAGAAGTTGACGCGGCCGCGCACAACGACATGCTTGAAGCCTTAGTCAAACAAATCTAA
- the atpB gene encoding F0F1 ATP synthase subunit A — translation MSAEKMGTVEYIQHHLTNNTIGEGFWTFNMDTIVVSFLLGALIVFMAARLGKKLETGTPGGFQNFVESILDFVATNVRDAFPGHNPLIAPIALTIFLWVWIMNFMDLIPVDLLPYLYQLITGDHHAYLKVVPTTDLNTTLAMSFTVFALILFYNIKIKGVVGFIKMFLFHPFGKFFVPVNVVMTLIEEIAKPLSLALRLFGNMFAGELVFLLIALIGGTLAVGAAALFWAPLQVLLDLGWLIFHLLVITLQAFIFMVLTIVYLGMAHDEGH, via the coding sequence TTGAGTGCTGAAAAAATGGGAACGGTCGAGTATATCCAACACCACTTGACCAACAACACCATCGGAGAAGGTTTCTGGACCTTCAATATGGATACCATCGTTGTGAGTTTCTTGCTAGGTGCGTTGATCGTCTTTATGGCGGCTCGTTTAGGCAAGAAGCTGGAAACGGGTACCCCCGGCGGTTTCCAAAACTTCGTTGAATCAATTCTGGATTTCGTTGCGACTAACGTTCGTGATGCTTTCCCAGGCCACAACCCGCTGATTGCGCCGATCGCCCTGACGATTTTCTTGTGGGTCTGGATCATGAACTTCATGGATTTGATCCCTGTGGATCTGCTGCCTTACCTTTATCAATTGATCACCGGTGATCATCACGCTTATTTGAAAGTGGTTCCTACAACTGACTTGAATACCACTTTGGCGATGTCTTTCACCGTATTCGCATTGATTCTCTTCTACAACATCAAGATTAAAGGTGTGGTCGGGTTCATCAAAATGTTCCTGTTCCACCCGTTCGGTAAATTCTTTGTTCCAGTCAATGTCGTTATGACTCTGATCGAAGAAATTGCCAAGCCGCTATCTCTTGCTCTGCGTTTGTTCGGTAACATGTTCGCAGGGGAATTGGTATTCCTTCTGATCGCTTTGATCGGTGGAACTTTGGCAGTGGGTGCCGCTGCCCTATTCTGGGCACCGTTGCAAGTCCTGCTTGATTTAGGCTGGTTGATTTTCCACTTGTTGGTTATCACGTTACAAGCCTTCATCTTTATGGTGCTCACAATCGTTTACCTTGGTATGGCGCACGACGAAGGGCACTGA
- the atpA gene encoding F0F1 ATP synthase subunit alpha, translated as MQLNASEISSLIKDRIKGFDGSAESGSEGTVVSIADGIALIHGVSDVMYGEMVQFDENTFGMALNLERDSVGVVVLGEYSHISEGDKVTCTGRILEVPVGPELNGRVVDGLGRAIDGKGPIDSKVTSPIERIAPGVIDRKSVDQPMMTGIKSIDSMIPVGRGQRELIIGDRQTGKTAIAIDAIISQKNTGVKCIYVAMGQKASTVNNVARKLEEYGALENTVIVAANASDPAALQYLAAYAGCAMGEYYRDRGEDALIIYDDLTKQAQAYRQISLLLRRPPGREAFPGDIFYLHSRLLERAARVNEDYVERFTNGEVKGKTGSLTALPIIETQAGDVSAFVPTNVISITDGQIFLETSLFSQGIRPAVNAGLSVSRVGGAAQTKAIKKLGGGVRLDLAQYRELAAFAQFASDLDAATKAQLERGKRVTELMKQKQFFPLSIAEMAASLFAANEGFLDDIEVDKVLAFEAAMHAHLNSAHADLAAQINDGGAWNDDIAASMRACIEEFKANGVY; from the coding sequence ATGCAATTGAATGCCTCTGAAATCAGCAGCCTGATCAAAGATCGTATCAAAGGTTTTGACGGTTCAGCTGAATCCGGCAGCGAAGGAACAGTCGTTAGCATCGCAGATGGTATCGCACTGATTCACGGCGTGTCAGATGTAATGTATGGTGAGATGGTTCAATTTGACGAAAACACTTTCGGTATGGCGCTTAACCTTGAGCGTGATTCGGTTGGTGTGGTCGTTTTAGGTGAATACAGCCACATTTCTGAAGGTGACAAAGTTACCTGTACAGGTCGTATTTTGGAAGTACCAGTCGGCCCTGAGCTAAACGGCCGTGTTGTTGACGGTCTAGGTCGTGCAATCGACGGTAAAGGTCCAATCGACTCGAAAGTGACTTCACCGATCGAGCGTATCGCTCCTGGTGTTATCGACCGTAAATCGGTTGATCAGCCAATGATGACTGGTATCAAATCTATCGACTCTATGATCCCTGTAGGTCGTGGTCAGCGTGAGTTGATCATCGGTGACCGTCAGACTGGTAAAACAGCTATCGCTATCGATGCGATCATTTCACAGAAGAACACTGGTGTGAAATGTATCTACGTTGCGATGGGTCAAAAAGCATCTACTGTTAACAACGTTGCCCGTAAACTTGAAGAATACGGCGCATTGGAAAACACGGTAATCGTTGCGGCTAACGCTTCTGATCCGGCAGCACTTCAATACTTGGCGGCTTACGCTGGTTGTGCAATGGGTGAGTACTACCGTGACCGCGGTGAAGATGCTTTGATCATCTATGATGACTTGACTAAACAAGCGCAAGCTTACCGTCAAATCTCATTGCTACTTCGTCGTCCTCCTGGACGTGAAGCTTTCCCTGGTGATATCTTCTATCTTCATTCACGTCTACTTGAGCGTGCGGCTCGTGTAAACGAAGACTATGTAGAGCGTTTCACTAACGGTGAAGTAAAAGGTAAGACCGGTTCTTTGACTGCTCTTCCTATTATTGAAACTCAAGCGGGTGACGTATCTGCTTTCGTTCCTACCAACGTTATCTCGATCACCGATGGTCAGATTTTCCTTGAAACTTCATTGTTCTCTCAAGGTATCCGTCCTGCGGTTAACGCTGGTCTTTCTGTATCACGTGTTGGTGGTGCGGCTCAGACTAAAGCGATCAAGAAATTGGGTGGTGGTGTTCGTCTTGACTTGGCTCAGTACCGTGAATTGGCGGCTTTCGCTCAGTTCGCTTCTGACCTTGATGCGGCGACTAAAGCGCAGTTGGAGCGCGGTAAGCGCGTAACTGAGTTGATGAAGCAGAAGCAGTTCTTCCCTCTTTCAATCGCTGAAATGGCAGCATCTTTGTTCGCAGCGAACGAAGGCTTCCTTGACGATATCGAAGTTGACAAGGTATTGGCTTTCGAAGCAGCAATGCATGCGCACCTTAACTCAGCCCACGCTGACCTAGCCGCTCAAATCAATGACGGCGGTGCTTGGAATGATGACATCGCTGCAAGCATGCGTGCTTGTATCGAAGAGTTCAAAGCAAACGGCGTTTACTAA
- a CDS encoding F0F1 ATP synthase subunit delta: MAELMTIARPYAEAVFSLGKEEKSLAAWSESLANLATITADEAMQALLKSPDASDADIMSVYESVMGADLNDQAKNLLAAMAEHKRLLALPEVSQQFEVLKAEEEKRVLATVISAQEVTVEQKTKLNAALNAKFDAEVEMNYEVDPSLIAGIKIKVGDWAIDGSALSQLNKLGAAIAQ; encoded by the coding sequence ATGGCAGAATTAATGACAATTGCAAGACCTTACGCCGAAGCGGTTTTCTCTCTTGGAAAAGAAGAGAAAAGCTTGGCAGCCTGGTCTGAAAGCCTGGCAAATTTAGCAACGATTACCGCTGATGAAGCGATGCAGGCGTTGCTGAAAAGCCCTGATGCTAGTGATGCAGACATTATGTCCGTTTACGAAAGTGTTATGGGTGCCGACTTGAACGATCAAGCAAAAAATCTTTTAGCCGCGATGGCTGAACATAAGCGTTTGCTAGCGCTACCTGAAGTTTCACAGCAATTTGAAGTGCTTAAAGCGGAAGAAGAAAAACGTGTACTAGCAACGGTTATTTCAGCACAGGAAGTAACGGTCGAGCAGAAGACAAAATTAAATGCTGCTTTAAATGCTAAGTTTGATGCCGAAGTCGAAATGAATTATGAAGTTGATCCTTCATTAATCGCCGGCATTAAGATCAAAGTAGGTGACTGGGCCATTGACGGTTCAGCCCTGTCTCAACTAAACAAACTTGGCGCAGCAATCGCCCAATAA